One Mya arenaria isolate MELC-2E11 chromosome 7, ASM2691426v1 genomic window carries:
- the LOC128240630 gene encoding uncharacterized protein LOC128240630 has translation MSDDIPAKRQKRQGEPCLAEGCIETQYYSEDPENEISVDVPSCSGQNTTKNPKKKVGKAVIQATSDSSKDDHSCELKHKHVDVHRADNQESLENTTLTCSRYLESEGDRLTGTIRDVADEEKRSIKELFNIHQSRELLDLKETLVQYNLSENSTLTLGPFFQKENPDLHAFYIPPTLSIVLPMRLASGNSRYRKEPITSLEQLLNPLDKRKKITCITSNAGLGKTSFCKFLARLWCAVQRNDNHYLEQFQMKADYLKDVDFLRKFNYLFFVSLKDVESNNVKFEDIIFSHLRNKIDNTWENENNRRILQKELKEKHCLLILDGLDESHMSKIMHPLPCMKYSIIFTSRPWKLGALGMSTATYREIQLEEMNIESAKQLLTHANVCLNSQSETKQEISEFFTVLKEQNLEGLLPNPQIALQLLCLNHDGYKLKTTGTKHVILGKTRTHIYANVVDMMLKLAVEREPECFKAMCDISNESQLLPMGFDEAEICNIIPSFVFSLGKLAFHDMMRQSETEMPERFLCQYLPTEKKIILASGLISGSASNRFSEKSMVYTFLHKTYQEMLACVYISTKPLNSAHWDRFESYFKANLSPDMMSFLCVMNNEQGMKCLELYSSIERNFYKEGLYHENELISYQNGVLMAHQECINSGIPKPDIVLKHIVIDRKNNKEPPSSLVTQNMHRIHTLHLKSSEQENDLDVEFREIELASLRTLIITGNNEALTLETLTKPSTGHLRFLFINNVELKQKQVDLTGCKQLSFVELENVCFSSVCIRAENLEKLWLYFNIEFRQTMPPAELRLHGKFSATLKTMSVMHVKLNTHIDLSDCVNLQKLILQQVISSPENNAKCVQTFNHLSHLKSLRLESLKYPTNVTLDFSRLNDLETLMIADLEVEKAIIAAEKLEELWVRQQIGNTIIVTVTASSNFTNNLEKLSLCHVKLNGHFDLSQSIKLKEMVVYNVSTDPIISVLDVLANCNEIEKLRIEALNSFESKELDMSHMTNLKCLQIDVQTLNVQIVNIPIANLENIWTYTSEPKQQIRPTKELHLPEHAQFNRNIGKLSLVNVQMNETDLSMCENLSVLRVDKMSQSVLETVCPHAVKQLYLVNVADDRMGTVFKAKEWIRLTKLSFERCEQHVILSILNDASALKELQLVRFKNTLVANTVDQFTSVEHIVDQCTRMRIHEIEFEQMSLPDTTFIDIANQLSKYSKPMTFILRDIKISSTNIEDVFAKLKNICKKFKMPSPTIKDERVETGSYQLDHLRFEMKH, from the exons ATGTCGGATGACATACCAGCTAAACGGCAAAAACGACAAGGGGAGCCTTGCCTTGCCGAAGGTTGTATCGAAACCCAATACTACTCAGAAGATCCTGAAAACGAGATTTCGGTGGACGTTCCATCTTGTTCTggacaaaatacaacaaaaaatccAAAGAAAAAAGTTGGTAAGGCGGTGATTCAAGCTACTTCTGATTCTTCCAAAGATGATCATTCATGTGAACTAAAACACAAACACGTTGATGTCCATCGTGCGGATAATCAGGAGAGCCTTGAAAACACAACCCTTACGTGTTCACGGTATCTCGAGTCAGAAGGCGATCGACTGACAGGAACTATACGTGACGTGGCTGATGAAGAAAAAAGATCAATTAAAGAATTATTCAACATTCATCAAAGCAGAGAGTTATTAG ACCTTAAAGAGACCCTTGTTCAGTACAACCTGTCTGAAAACTCAACATTGACTTTGGGGCCATTCTTTCAAAAAGAAAATCCAGATCTTCATGCATTTTACATTCCACCAACACTTTCTATAGTTTTGCCGATGAGGTTGGCGAGTGGAAATTCCAGGTACAGAAAAGAACCAATAACTAGTCTAGAGCAACTATTAAATCCACTTGACAAGCGCAAAAAAATTACCTGTATCACATCAAATGCTGGATTGGGCAAGACCTCGTTCTGCAAATTCCTAGCTCGTTTATGGTGTGCCGTACAAAGAAATGACAATCACTACTTAGAACAATTCCAAATGAAAGCAGATTACTTGAAGGACGTAGACTTCTTAAGAAAGTTCAATTATCTCTTTTTTGTAAGTCTGAAAGATGTCGAAAGCAACAACGTGAAATTTGAAGACATTATATTTAGCCATCTGCGAAACAAAATCGACAATACATGGGAAAATGAAAACAACCGACGGATTTTACAAAAGGAATTGAAAGAGAAACATTGTTTGCTAATACTGGATGGATTAGACGAGTCACATATGTCTAAGATCATGCATCCACTTCCATGTATGAAATACTCAATTATTTTCACTTCTCGTCCGTGGAAACTTGGCGCATTGGGTATGTCTACAGCGACATACAGGGAGATCCAGCTTGAAGAAATGAACATTGAAAGTGCCAAACAACTTTTAACACATGCGAATGTCTGCCTGAATAGTCAGTCTGAAACCAAGCAGGAAATTAGTGAGTTTTTCACTGTTCTTAAAGAACAAAACTTGGAGGGTCTTCTGCCAAATCCACAGATAGCCTTGCAATTGCTCTGTCTTAATCACGACggatataaattgaaaacaacgGGAACAAAACACGTCATACTAGGAAAGACTCGTACACATATATATGCCAACGTAGTCGATATGATGTTAAAACTCGCTGTCGAAAGAGAGCCAGAATGCTTCAAAGCAATGTGCGACATTTCCAACGAATCACAATTACTTCCAATGGGATTTGATGAAGCTGAAATATGTAACATTATTCCATCATTCGTCTTCAGTCTTGGAAAGTTAGCCTTTCACGACATGATGCGACAATCTGAAACTGAAATGCCGGAGAGATTTCTTTGCCAATATCTTccaactgaaaaaaaaattattttggcaTCTGGTCTCATATCAGGATCAGCCTCTAACCGATTCAGTGAAAAATCAATGGTTTACACTTTTTTGCACAAGACATATCAAGAGATGCTCGCATGTGTATACATTTCCACAAAGCCGTTGAACAGCGCTCACTGGGATCGTTTCGAATCATACTTCAAAGCAAATTTATCCCCCGACATGATGTCATTCTTGTGTGTTATGAATAATGAGCAAGGAATGAAATGTTTAGAGCTGTACAGttcaattgaaagaaatttcTACAAAGAGGGACTCTATCACGAGAATGAATTGATCAGTTATCAGAATGGTGTGCTTATGGCTCACCAGGAATGCATTAACAGTGGAATACCAAAACCggatattgttttgaaacacatTGTTATAGaccgaaaaaacaacaaggaaCCGCCTAGTTCATTGGTGACACAAAACATGCATAGGATACATACACTGCATTTGAAATCTTCTGAACAAGAAAACGATTTAGATGTGGAATTTAGAGAGATTGAGTTGGCATCATTACGTACTCTTATCATTACTGGTAATAATGAGGCATTAACGCTTGAAACACTCACAAAACCGTCGACCGGGCATTTACGCTTTCTTTTCATCAATAATGTAGAGTTGAAGCAAAAACAAGTAGACCTAACAGGCTGCAAACAATTGTCTTTTGTTGAATTAGAAAACGTTTGCTTTTCTTCTGTTTGCATTCGAGCGGAAAATTTGGAAAAGTTATGGCTGTACTTTAATATCGAATTCCGACAAACAATGCCCCCAGCCGAGCTGCGACTTCATGGAAAGTTTTCTGCAACACTGAAAACAATGAGTGTCATGCATGTAAAGTTAAACACTCATATCGATTTGTCTGATTGTGtaaatttacaaaaattaaTACTACAACAAGTTATTTCTAGTCCcgaaaacaatgcaaaatgcGTTCAAACCTTTAATCATTTATCACATTTGAAATCGCTACGATTAGAGTCATTAAAATATCCAACCAACGTCACTCTTGATTTCTCCCGACTCAATGACCTCGAAACACTTATGATAGCAGATCTAGAGGTGGAAAAAGCTATCATTGCGGCTGAGAAACTGGAAGAATTATGGGTACGTCAACAAATTGGAAACACGATTATTGTAACCGTTACTGCATCATCGAACTTTACAAACAATCTGGAAAAGCTTAGTCTCTGTCATGTTAAACTGAATGGACATTTTGATTTGTCACAGTCAATCAAGTTAAAAGAAATGGTAGTGTACAATGTGTCTACAGACCCAATAATTTCTGTTTTAGATGTTTTAGCAAACTGCAATGAAATAGAAAAACTACGCATTGAAGCATTGAATTCGTTCGAGAGTAAGGAACTGGACATGTCACATATGACGAATCTCAAATGCTTGCAAATCGATGTGCAGACCTTAAATGTACAGATTGTTAATATCCCAATCgcaaatttagaaaatatttggACGTATACCTCCGAACCGAAACAGCAAATACGTCCGACAAAAGAGCTTCATCTTCCAGAACACGCTCAATTCAACAGAAACATTGGTAAATTAAGTCTAGTGAATGTTCAAATGAACGAGACCGATTTATCCATGTGTGAAAACTTGTCGGTACTTCGTGTTGATAAAATGTCACAATCTGTTTTAGAAACAGTTTGTCCACATGCAGTAAAACAACTGTATCTTGTAAACGTAGCCGATGATCGTATGGGAACGGTTTTCAAGGCTAAAGAATGGATCAGACTTACCAAATTATCGTTTGAGCGATGTGAACAGCATGTCATTTTGTCCATTTTAAACGATGCCAGTGCTTTGAAGGAATTGCAATTAGTGCGATTTAAGAACACTCTTGTAGCAAATACTGTCGACCAATTCACTAGTGTAGAACACATTGTCGACCAGTGTACACGGATGCGGATTCATGAGATTGAATTTGAGCAAATGAGTCTACCTGACACAACATTTATTGACATTGCAAACCAACTTTCAAAGTACTCCAAACCAATGACATTCATCCTTAGGGATATCAAAATATCGAGCACAAACATTGAAGACGTTTTCGCCAAGttgaaaaacatttgtaaaaaattcaaaatgcCAAGTCCCACCATTAAAGACGAACGTGTTGAGACAGGCAGCTACCAACTAGATCACCTTCGATTTGAGATGAAGcattga